The following are encoded together in the Tepidiforma bonchosmolovskayae genome:
- a CDS encoding cytochrome P450 — translation MPSLAEINPLAPETAECPFPFYEAMRRECPVYQVPGAGFFIVSRFEDILHVLRHPEIFSSKSGPGLRPVPDEEILAIMRQGWMPVNTLLTQDPPAHSRYRALVNKAFSARRVASLEPSVTAIANDLIDRFINDGEVELVRQFAVPLPLTVIADALGVDRADMDRFKRWSDDSVAPLGGFLTREREIECAKSIVEFQHYFAERLEERRTSPRDDILTDLLNAHIGLEGDESRPLDMAEMLSILQQILVAGNETTTNLIASGMMLLIHRPEVMERLRAQPELIPNFVEEALRLESPVQGLFRQAVVDTEIGGTPIPAGARILLSYASANRDEAEFPHADQIDLEREAPEGHLAFGRGVHYCLGAALARLEARVAFTLLLSRLKNIRAAEGKNDYTHVPSVILRGLKALYLEFEPA, via the coding sequence ATGCCGAGCCTCGCCGAAATCAACCCCCTCGCACCCGAAACCGCCGAGTGCCCCTTCCCCTTCTACGAAGCCATGCGCCGCGAGTGCCCCGTCTACCAGGTCCCCGGCGCCGGCTTCTTCATCGTCTCCCGCTTTGAGGACATCCTCCACGTCCTCCGCCACCCCGAAATCTTCTCCTCTAAGTCCGGCCCCGGCCTCCGGCCCGTTCCCGATGAAGAGATCCTCGCCATCATGCGCCAGGGCTGGATGCCCGTGAACACCCTCCTCACCCAGGACCCGCCCGCCCACTCCCGCTACCGCGCGCTCGTCAATAAGGCCTTCTCCGCCCGGCGCGTCGCCAGCCTCGAACCCTCCGTCACCGCAATCGCCAACGACCTCATTGACCGCTTCATCAACGACGGCGAGGTCGAGCTCGTCCGCCAGTTCGCCGTGCCGCTCCCCCTCACCGTGATCGCCGATGCCCTCGGCGTCGACCGCGCCGATATGGACCGCTTCAAGCGCTGGTCCGACGACTCCGTCGCACCCCTCGGCGGCTTCCTCACCCGCGAACGCGAAATCGAGTGCGCGAAGTCGATCGTCGAGTTCCAGCACTATTTCGCCGAGCGGCTCGAAGAGCGGCGCACCAGCCCCCGCGACGATATCCTCACCGACCTCCTCAACGCCCACATCGGCCTCGAGGGCGACGAATCCCGCCCGCTCGATATGGCCGAGATGCTCAGCATCCTCCAGCAGATCCTCGTCGCCGGGAACGAAACCACCACAAACCTCATCGCCTCCGGCATGATGCTCCTCATCCATCGTCCGGAGGTCATGGAGCGGCTCCGCGCGCAGCCCGAGCTCATTCCCAACTTCGTCGAAGAAGCCCTCCGCCTCGAATCGCCGGTCCAGGGCCTCTTCCGCCAGGCCGTCGTCGATACCGAAATCGGCGGCACACCCATCCCTGCCGGCGCCCGCATCCTCCTCTCCTACGCCTCCGCCAACCGCGACGAAGCCGAGTTCCCCCACGCCGACCAGATCGACCTCGAGCGCGAGGCACCCGAAGGCCACCTCGCCTTCGGCCGCGGCGTCCACTACTGCCTGGGCGCCGCCCTCGCCCGCCTCGAGGCGCGCGTTGCGTTCACCCTCCTCCTCAGCCGGCTCAAGAACATCCGCGCCGCCGAGGGCAAGAACGACTACACCCACGTCCCCAGCGTGATCCTCCGTGGCCTCAAGGCCCTCTACCTCGAGTTCGAACCCGCCTGA
- a CDS encoding acyl-CoA dehydrogenase translates to MQLRDTPEQAAWREEVRAFIRENLPAEIRGVTGYFYDPRTNPAFGQWRDALVRRGWIAPAWPKEYGGAGMTVVEQFILNQEFAEAGAPQPGGLGVMMLGPTLITHGTEEQKREHLPRILSGEVIWCQGYSEPGAGSDLAGLQTRAVRDGDDFIINGQKIWTSFAHFADWCFLLARTDPDAPKHRGITYFLVDMKSPGITVRPLVNMAGGHDFNEVFFEDVRVPARNVVGEVNRGWYVGATTLDFERSSIGTAVGQRKSIERYTAWLRDHRAQLPPSTVAAIRLAWADRAVDVQVLTLLAYRIISMQAAGKIPNAEASIAKLFTSETGQRIAHTALRMLGTAGVLMDRSAPFKGEAARAYLNAVSLTIAGGTSEIQRNIIAQRGLGLPRD, encoded by the coding sequence ATGCAGCTCCGCGATACCCCCGAACAGGCCGCCTGGCGCGAAGAGGTCCGCGCCTTCATCCGCGAGAATCTCCCCGCCGAGATCCGCGGCGTCACCGGCTACTTCTACGACCCCCGCACCAACCCCGCCTTCGGCCAGTGGCGCGATGCCCTCGTCCGCCGCGGCTGGATCGCACCCGCCTGGCCGAAGGAGTACGGCGGCGCCGGCATGACCGTCGTCGAACAGTTCATCCTCAACCAGGAGTTCGCCGAGGCCGGCGCCCCCCAGCCCGGCGGCCTCGGCGTCATGATGCTCGGCCCCACCCTCATCACCCACGGCACCGAAGAGCAGAAGCGCGAACACCTCCCCCGCATCCTCAGCGGCGAGGTCATCTGGTGCCAGGGCTACTCCGAACCCGGCGCCGGCTCCGACCTCGCCGGCCTCCAGACCCGCGCCGTCCGCGACGGCGACGACTTCATCATCAACGGCCAGAAGATCTGGACCTCCTTCGCCCACTTCGCCGACTGGTGCTTCCTCCTCGCCCGGACCGACCCCGACGCCCCCAAGCACCGCGGGATCACCTACTTCCTCGTCGATATGAAGTCGCCGGGGATCACCGTCCGCCCGCTGGTCAACATGGCCGGCGGCCACGACTTCAACGAGGTTTTCTTCGAAGACGTCCGCGTCCCCGCGCGCAACGTCGTCGGCGAGGTCAACCGCGGCTGGTACGTCGGCGCCACCACCCTCGACTTCGAGCGCTCCTCCATCGGCACCGCCGTCGGCCAGCGCAAGAGCATCGAACGGTACACCGCCTGGCTGCGCGACCACCGCGCCCAGCTCCCGCCCTCCACCGTCGCGGCCATACGCCTCGCCTGGGCCGACCGCGCCGTCGACGTGCAGGTCCTTACCCTCCTCGCCTACCGCATCATCAGCATGCAGGCGGCCGGCAAGATTCCTAACGCCGAAGCCTCCATCGCCAAGCTCTTCACCTCCGAGACCGGCCAGCGCATCGCGCATACCGCCCTCCGCATGCTCGGCACCGCCGGCGTGCTCATGGACCGCTCCGCGCCGTTCAAAGGCGAAGCCGCCCGCGCCTATCTCAACGCCGTCTCGCTCACCATCGCGGGCGGCACCAGCGAAATCCAGCGCAACATCATCGCCCAGCGCGGTCTCGGCCTCCCGCGCGACTGA